A window of Rosa rugosa chromosome 7, drRosRugo1.1, whole genome shotgun sequence genomic DNA:
CAAGTTCTCTTTAAGCACTCCACATGCAATTATCTCAAAACATGTTCATCATGTGGTCGAGAAAAGTGTATATGTGTGAAGTAGTCTAAGCATCACTTTAGAATAGTTTAGATAGAAAAAGAATAGACGActtgaaattgaaaataagTGACTTGTGAGCACCTCAAACTGAGTGTCGGTGAGAAATTAATATCACataatttttctaattattTAAAACAGTACGAAAATAAAATTCATCAAGCAAATGTCCCGAGCACTTTCCATGAACCAAGAAACAATTCTTAAGGCTTGAGTTTGTTTTGGAGGGtaagaaaaattaaagaagtCACCCAAATTAATAGGTGGTAAATTTCTGATAGTGAAGGTTCATTTTCTCTCGGAATTGTAAGTACATAAAATGGACCGTTATCGAAGAAATTCACATCACCTAATCTAAAAGAAATACAACAATAAGAAAACAACACTTTAAAAAGTCTCGGGGTACGTAAGATTCCACAAAGCATAGAACATTTGTTAAAACCCTATTTGGCTCTAGAGGGTAAGAAGAATTTACCCCAAATCACAGCTACAATGCTTCAAGCCTCGagtgtcataaaaaaaaatgcttcaAGCCTTGAGGATCTCACTCCATCGATCATTCATTGAAGGCAAATCCAAACAACATTGATGAGTGACTACGACAAATCCAAGACCTCAAAAGACAAACCAGATCGTTTTCGTCCCGACCAAGCATGCCATGAGAAGACCCTCTGCATTGAAATGTTTACCTCTACCAAATACAATCATTCAATCAATTTGCTTCACAATTTTGGCGTAGCTAGATAAAGAAAGGACCACTCAGCAGTCCTCCAATTCGATTCTATTCCAGCATTCCTCCTCTCTTATTGATATGAAGGGCATCAAAACTGGGTCCCTGAATTTAATTTGATCTACCAGCCATCAATATATAGCTCACATCATCTCCCTTGTAGGCCACAAGAAAACAAGAATGTAGGATGTTGGAGTTGAGAGAGTATCCAAAGCCATGAATGTACCGGAGAAATAACTTCGAATTTGTACGAAACGTTTTGCTCGAATAGTGCATTATTAATTATTCCGTCTGTTTTCATCACAAAATTTCAAAAGTAACCACAATCAATCTTTCAGCATTCGCTGTCTGCGTTGAAAGAACACATGCATATGCAGGCCATAAACACAAGAAGATCCATACAGGTATGTGTACTGTACACATGTCTTTTCCTTATCTGTTTCATGTTGGAGCTTATAGTGAATAATAGATTCATGAAAATTCCAAATGCACAAAAAGCCATTTTCACTAGGAGAAAAAGCTTTGCCTACAAACTTTTACTGTATGTAAtggaaaaaaaaacccacagAGAAAATGTTTCAGCAAAAATGACCTTAAGTTTTCACTACCAATCGTATAACTCTCCATGCACTATGTCTAATTGCGTCTAGCACATGCTTTTGAAGATCAGAACAACTTCAAAATGTGTACTTTTATACACAGATCGACATCCCTGTTCGTAATTTTGCCACTTTTTGGTCTAGTTTGATCTTCGACCTATATAGGAAAGGAACCTATAAATACCTTGTTGTGTCGGCAGTGTACGTGTGGACCTATCTCATTTTGTATGAGATACCCCTGCCAGTAGTACTTTTAATGACTTGAGCAGTCTCAATGGCCCTAGAGCAGCTAGTAAAACGAACTACTGAATTTGTTGTGTTTCTCAGATTTAAACAAGTTTAGATAGCTGCATGGCATCCATTCCTGTCGAAAGATCCAAGTATACCAAGCTTTCCCGGCCCACTCAAGACTGATGAGGTTAAAAGTTAGAACAAGATTCAGTACGTACATAAGCAAAATATGCATACCTTGAATAGAACGAAGTTCAATGTGGCTGAGGTCTAATAGTAACAACGCTGGAAAAGCCACGTTTTTACTGCTACAGCTAGTAGTGTCTATGCAGAGCTTCAGAAAGTAAAGCACAAAAGAAGTTGTAGTAAAAGACCAAAAGGTGTTCTGTCAAATCAGTAGATCGATGATGAACAAAGAATCGTATGGGTTAACTATAACATGAGAAAGAAGATCGAAGCAAGGAAATTCCGGTGATCTGTCATCTGCAACATTATGAGAAGTACAAATTCGTGGTTTAACAAAGTGAAGAAGCTCTTTGCTTGGCCACGATACTACAAATTCTAGGGTTTAAATTTCGTTTCAGCACTCTCACCACCACCTACGTCCACAATTTAATTGAACCTATTCATCAACTCCAACCACAGTTGATCAGATCATCTGCGAGTTGGTTCTAGAAGTTGTTCTCTTCCCATGCATTGGTATTTTCAAGCACCAGTCAGAACTCAAATCTGACCGAGTCGATTAGCCTCAAGTATTGTTCTGCCTCGAACTTTTGGCAAAGGAGCTTCACTATCTTACTTTGGGTTTGCTCTTTACCTATTCTTTTAGTTTTGTAAAAGGCATGACCCcttagaaaaaatgaaaaatgaaattcaAATGGCATAACCAATTGAATCAAAGGTTAAGACATACAGTTTGCATCCTATTGCGGGAAAATAGATAAGTTTTGTAAGCCAAGAACTATTTagaaaaatgaaattcaaaAGGCATAACCAATTGAACCAAATGTTAAAACGTACAGTTTGCATCCGATTGCGGGAAAATGGATAAGTTTTGGCTTTTAGTTTCTTCATTTTTGAGGgtaaaacaaagatcaaagttcATAAGAACATGAtgacttgattttttttttttggtgataaAGAGTATTATTCAAATAGAAATAAGTAAATTATAGTGAGAGAGAACTGTACCAAATCTATCAACAACATCAACTAAAATGGAAATTAGGAAGACCTATTGGGTCCCGATTGTTCCTGTAATGATAGGTGGAGCCAAATCCAACTAAACTGAACTTGAGGAAGTAGTTCCAAAATTTGCTAATGCATCCACGGCTTGGTTCCTTTCACGAAAGATATGAGTATAACAAAATTGCATTTGAGAAATATGATGCAAACAATGATCTCATCCCACACGAATACTTTGTAAGTTGGCAATCAAAGTCATGTGAGAAGATTGAAGAAAATTGAGAACAAGTGTAGAGCCCACCTGCAGCCATACGAATTTCTAGTCTCGAACCCCACACTAATTCTATTGCTTTAATAACCGGCAGAACATGACGACTTGATCTAATGGATATATGTGAATAAATCTGCCAATCCGAGGTCATTACTCATTAGAGAAGGTTTCTTTattgggctaattactgtttagtaccctgtggtttgagcccaacatcgattcagtccctcgactttcaatttcatcaaaaacacccctgcattatcaaatctcatctaataggtcattccgtCAATAATCCGTCAATTGGagccgttaactcgctgacgaggcatgccatgtcagaccatgtgggccccacctatcaggcaaaattccaaaattgcccctgcctctCTCCCAGCTCCCAAAGAACTCGGCTTTGGCTCAAAACTCTGCATCTTGCCATCTTCCCTCTGTTTCTGCATAATTTGGATCGAAATTATGTGTAAGTTCCTTCATCTCTTCCTCTTCACTCTTCATGCTCTTATTCAGCATCCCATTGGCACTAACCACCATTCCACCATTCTGCCCCATATTAGGCCTATGCCATCGACCTCAGAGCCATCTCCACCGCCAGAATCCCCCTGTTCTCTCCGCCCACCTCGCGCGGCGCCGCCTTCGCCTCCGGTTCTCGTCCATGGAACTGAAATCTGGGGTCGGGTCTTGGGTCGGGTCGGGATTGGAAGAAAGGTTGGGGCTTTCGGGGAGGAGGCGACATCCCTCTGGTATCGATTTGGTCGTTCGTCGACCCTGGAGCAGGAATCAACGCCATGAAGCTTCGTGTTTTCCGGCTGTTCTTCGACGAATTCCGGCAACGGAATGATCTACATGAGGTAAGGAAATTGATCCCCTCGTCGTACTGTGTTGGTGTACTTGGTTTTGATATTAATTGAGTTTTGATCGAGTTCCTATTTTTGGGTGTTCTTGGCCTTCATCGGAGTTCACTATTCACAATCGCTGTTCTTAAGGTTCTGGGTTCGATTCCGAAGTCGATTCTTGCTCTAGATGTTATGTTGGTACTCGGGTACACCAGATTTCAGAATTTGGGAAGTGATGTGCAAAGCTAGGCGTTATCGAAGAGTAGCCGAATTTTGATTTCGGGTTAGGGGACATCTGCTTGGAGATTGTGTTCGCAGCAACCCTGACTCAATCACCATAATTCATGCAATTGAGGTAAATCTCAGTTTTTCAACTCAATGTGTAGTGTTGTTGCTTTTGGCAGTAAAGGTTTATGGGCGGGTTGGGGTTGCTGCGGCGAAGGGAGAAGGGGTTGTTGTAGGGAGGGAGGGCCTCGCGGCCGTCAGTATTCCGGCGGCGTGATGGAGCCGTCGATGTAGCCTATTGTGTGCTTTGAATATGGTGGTCATCAGAAACTTCTGGATGGTGAAGTTGGAGGAGTCGAGTCTCTTATGGGTATGAGACTGGAGATGGAGGCATAGAGAACATCCGGCGTCTTGGAATAGCCGGAGGTCGGAGATGGAGCGGCGGTCATTGCAGAAAAGGTGGTGGTTCTCTCTCTGTGGCCTGGGCCTGGGTAGGGGCAAGCCGAGTTCTTCTGGAGCTGGGAGagaggcaggggcaattttAGAATTTTGCCTGATAGGTGGGGCCCCACATGgtctgacatggcatgcctcgtcagcgagttaacggctCCAATTAACGGATTATTGACgaaaggacctattagatgagatttgataatgtaggggtgtttttgatgaaattgaaagtcgagggactgaatcgatgtttggctcaaaccacagggtactaaacagtaattagcccttcTTTATTAGATTATTAGGTAGATTTTTATGTCTAAACCAATTGAAAAGAAAGATTTTAAAGAAAAACAGTCTTTTAACTATGATTTTTATTCcattatgatttatgaaccAGCAGTATAAATATCATTAGAAAAGGTTTCTATATTAGATTCGTAGGTAGATTATTATGTCTAATCCAATTGAAAAGAAcgataataaagaaaaaaagtttttgAACTGTGATTTATGAACCACCAGTATAAATATCAAACTAGTTTGCGTGAATTAAGAACACAGAACAATAGGAGGTCATAATGCGCGAGAAAAGAATATGAATCAGAGGTCTAGTAAGAAAGCATCTGGCAGAAACTTGATAAATACAGCACAGAAAGAATGAATTACAATGTTATTTcttattttcacttttatttttttgcttgAAGAATGAAATTTACAATGTTATACAGCACGAAAACAACCTGTCCACACAAATCATTTTCTATTTTGAATTTCCATTTACAACATTTACATGAGAATTAGAAGGGAAGGTACCAGGCATTTGCCCCAGCAGCACTACGCCAAACCAAAGATTATATCACTTGTATCAATTAGTCGGTAGCATTTTTCATTGTCGAAAAAAGACAACCTGAAACTTCATCAATTAAATTTCGCACTCAAATTTGGCTGAGCTCTCTTTAGCACACCAAGAAAATAAGGGCAGATCATTACTCCAGTACAATGGAGCACCGAAACGGTCCATCATCCTGCAACAACAAACTTGATTACGTCAATTGGGTCAAATTATCCAACAGATAAAGTTATGCAGCACATGCTTATTCCATCAGGTTCCGTTGATTGTAATGCTAGTCGCAATCAGTATTGTCAATATATGTCAAACATGAAAACAAAGTCTGAAAGAAGCGATGATTATTGTGCTTGCACACAAGAAACTAAATTGCActtcaaaaaagaaataacCTTTAATATGAAAACAATTTCATTGATATACTTAATTTAACCAGATCAGCAGCACATgataaaaggaaagaaaattcAACAGTCATCCCCTCTAAAAACACTACGCCCCTGACATTCTTCACAAACCACTAGCGCGTGGAAAACAGGATGAGTGTTAAAAGAGCTTAAAAAGTAGTCAATATTATTTGATTGTATCCAGAAAAGGAATAAATGATTATGCCATCATTTACTATTAATATGTCAAAGAAAAGGATATTTCATATAAGTGAACAAGGAGTTCATGTTGTGAAATATTCTCACCTTCCTCGGAGAAGTCAAATACACCGCCAAGCATGTCATCATCGTCACCATCTTCCTCGCATTTCTCCCTATCACAGGGGCTGTTGCTACTGTCCACATCAGTTACAACTTCAGTTGATTCAGGAAAGTTGCTCAAAGGTGATGCTTTACAATACCCCTCTTGGAAAAACTGCTCAAAATCCAGTGAGTCATGTACTGGTCCCTCATCAAGGATGTTCATACTCAGATCAGAACGGTTGGAACTTACATTTGAACTTTCATTGGCCCCACCACTGTTCACCAAATGAACCTCTTGTGCAATAGTTCCATCAGCAGCAAGGGAACCACCTGTTAAAGTGGATTGACTCTTTAAAAAATTACTATCCTTAACCAGAGAAACACCTGAAGTCGGTTGTTTTGAAGGTATTGTAACAATATTATTCTTTATGGAGCTTTGGTTCAGTAGAGGTGACGCCAAAAAAGATCTCCCTCTTGTTTCCCCATTATTTCCATTCCCAGATTGGAGAATGGATGGATAAGAACCACCTAAATAAATGGAAGATAAAAGAGGTCTATTAGAAAGCCTGCTCAACCCATCAAACAATATATCACAGCATGAACAATTATCTTACCGGCATCTGGGTTGCCAGTTGATGCCAACTTGTCACCAGAAATATCAACATTTTCCAGAAATTTTTCTTTAGCTTCATGAGAATCAGAAGATGAACTTGAGAATCCTCTTCCAATAAGATCCCTGGAAAAGATAGCCAACAAAATTAAGTGGTGGGTCTAGATCTAGCTTTTCAGAGATATAATCCAACCAAATGGAACCACCAGTTATGAAGCACGTGAAAAATGTGAAAATGCATATTGTCAGGATATCTTAGCAAGCCAAAAGGAAATTTAGGACACGAAACAGAATTATTCTCAAGGGATGTCATACAGCAACCCATCATGTATCGTTTCCTTTCATAGATACAAGGGAAGGCATAAATAAGTAAGGAGTGATCCAAACTAGTTTGGAAATAAGAACTCTAGTGGATGGACTGTGGAATAAAAGAGTAACAAACTGAAACTGATATTCCTCCCTACATTGCAAGAACAAGAACTGAAAAGTTTTGGAAACATAACACATGACAGACCCCTGGTCACATTCACTCCATCTTCCAAATTTTCAAAGTCAACACCAGGAGCAAGTGTTTTATCAGATAGAATCACTTTTGATTTCTCTCATTTGCAACACATACTTCTCCCTTTTCTCTTGCATGCATCCGTATTAGCATAAAGCGATATACAAAAAGTAGTTATCACACAAACAATAAGAAGATAATAAGAAAATGCACCTCAAATTGATGAATACACCAGCAAAATTACCTGTCACTCCAATTAGACTGCACTCTTTGGAATTGATCAGAAACAGGTAGCAAATCCTTCCGCCTAATTTCAACCTCGTGAACAGGAACCTTTTCTATTTCAATCTCTCCTCCAGTAAGATCTTTAGTAAAATTTTGTTCAATGGCTCCCGGAGTACTCATTGTATAGAAATATATCTATTAGGCAAATAAAGGGATCACAAACATAATTGAGAATGTCAACAAGAAGGAATCTCACTGTTAAAACATAAAAGATACCTTAGACTTTTGCCAGATTGGAATCCTTCCACAGTTAATCTGAACCTCAGCGTTGGCGAGATACAAGTGAGATCGCTCAAGTGGTTTCACCGACTCCTCATCCCCAATATCATTAACATCACAATCAAAAGTATCCATGACTGTCTCCTCATCTTCTTGTCTCCCAAGTTTAATCCCAGAAATGCATTCCTCTCTTTCAGGCCAATCAGTTCTTCGGCAAACATCCCACCACTGCAGAGGTTCAACTTTCACTCGCAACTCCTCATCCTGTATTTGTACTGAAGAGCCTGGCACTGTTCTTGATGTAGCTTCACCAGGCTCTATCCCAACTCTTGGAAGTAGTTTAAACTGTACTGCATGACCAGAAGGAGTGTAAACCAATAGGTGCTCCAGAGCAGTTACCTTTAAATGAGAAGTTTGCAGATCATGAGCAACAGAATTATGAAATACAGCAGTAACAGCGCCAGATGGAATGGAAGCTTTTCCGGCTGCAGAAGACGCAGCATGACTAACTGTCTTGATCCACCCGGAGTTATCTTTTATTCTGCTAACCACAGAAAGGGTAACAGGGGGTGGTGGTGGAGAAAAAAGTTGCTGGTTTGTCAGGAAATAAGGAGTGAACCACCACGGTACAGACGGAACTGGCAAATGACTAGGCCCATCAACATGAGAACTCTGCTTGTGAGTAGTATCACCACCAAAGGGGGAAAGAGTAAAAATATGGCAAGTCCCCCTCGATGAAACAATTGTAATCCATTGACTGTATTGACTAAAACATATGTCTTGGATTACCTGTATTATataacaagaaaaaagaaagccTACATCAATACAAGAGCATATTAGTGAGTAGATACATTTAAAGAAAGAAACGTACAGCTGATGTCATGCCACGATGGAGCTTGTAAAGGTGCACATGAGAGGAATTCAAGTCATAGTTCTGGGTGCCAGATCCAATACGTGATGGCATTATCCGAAAAATGTTAATATTGTTTCCATGTATCGAGGCAGTAACAAGGAGAGTCCCACTTGGGTCAAAACATAGAGCAGAAATGGGACTAGTATGTGCCCTAAATTGTGAAACGACCGCCCTGGAAACAATGTCTTTTACAACAACCTGCAATAACATACTTTAATAAGTAAAAATGGTTCAACGGCATAATAACAAAAACATAGAGAGGCACTGCAAAAATCAACCACACCCTCTGCCTTTTATAGTATCAGGCTCTCGTAAACTGTTGGGCAATTGTAAGTATGTTGGAGATCCTTATTCTCATGTGGGTAAGCTCAACTCAAACAGGTGATGTCAAGAAAAAATCTTCTTTTATTCCATATGCTGTGAAATAATAATGGCTTACGGTGTAAGAT
This region includes:
- the LOC133719781 gene encoding autophagy-related protein 18h isoform X2, whose translation is MKKNLYNGNNTKVQTNHHHHHHRHHSNNGFLPNSLKFISSCIKTASSGVRSASASVAASISADPHESRDQVLWACFDRLDLGPSSFKHVLLLGYVNGFQVLDVEDASDVSELVSKRDDPVTFLQILPLPRISQGPEGFRSSHPLLMVVACEESKNSGMTQNGRDGLVNGYTEPQTSNSAMSPRVVRFYSLRSHSYVHVLRFRSTVYMVRCSPQIVAVGLASQIYCFDAVTLENKFSVLTYPVPQLGVQGLVGVNIGYGPMAVGPRWLAYASNNPLLSNTCRLSPQSLTPPGVSPSTSPSNGNLVARYAMESSKQLAAGLLNLGDMGYKTLSKYYQPDGSSSPVSSNSIWKVGKVGSHSTETDIAGMVVVKDIVSRAVVSQFRAHTSPISALCFDPSGTLLVTASIHGNNINIFRIMPSRIGSGTQNYDLNSSHVHLYKLHRGMTSAVIQDICFSQYSQWITIVSSRGTCHIFTLSPFGGDTTHKQSSHVDGPSHLPVPSVPWWFTPYFLTNQQLFSPPPPPVTLSVVSRIKDNSGWIKTVSHAASSAAGKASIPSGAVTAVFHNSVAHDLQTSHLKVTALEHLLVYTPSGHAVQFKLLPRVGIEPGEATSRTVPGSSVQIQDEELRVKVEPLQWWDVCRRTDWPEREECISGIKLGRQEDEETVMDTFDCDVNDIGDEESVKPLERSHLYLANAEVQINCGRIPIWQKSKIYFYTMSTPGAIEQNFTKDLTGGEIEIEKVPVHEVEIRRKDLLPVSDQFQRVQSNWSDRDLIGRGFSSSSSDSHEAKEKFLENVDISGDKLASTGNPDAGGSYPSILQSGNGNNGETRGRSFLASPLLNQSSIKNNIVTIPSKQPTSGVSLVKDSNFLKSQSTLTGGSLAADGTIAQEVHLVNSGGANESSNFFQEGYCKASPLSNFPESTEVVTDVDSSNSPCDREKCEEDGDDDDMLGGVFDFSEEG
- the LOC133719781 gene encoding autophagy-related protein 18h isoform X1, whose product is MKKNLYNGNNTKVQTNHHHHHHRHHSNNGFLPNSLKFISSCIKTASSGVRSASASVAASISADPHESRDQVLWACFDRLDLGPSSFKHVLLLGYVNGFQVLDVEDASDVSELVSKRDDPVTFLQILPLPRISQGPEGFRSSHPLLMVVACEESKNSGMTQNGRDGLVNGYTEPQTSNSAMSPRVVRFYSLRSHSYVHVLRFRSTVYMVRCSPQIVAVGLASQIYCFDAVTLENKFSVLTYPVPQLGVQGLVGVNIGYGPMAVGPRWLAYASNNPLLSNTCRLSPQSLTPPGVSPSTSPSNGNLVARYAMESSKQLAAGLLNLGDMGYKTLSKYYQPDGSSSPVSSNSIWKVGKVGSHSTETDIAGMVVVKDIVSRAVVSQFRAHTSPISALCFDPSGTLLVTASIHGNNINIFRIMPSRIGSGTQNYDLNSSHVHLYKLHRGMTSAVIQDICFSQYSQWITIVSSRGTCHIFTLSPFGGDTTHKQSSHVDGPSHLPVPSVPWWFTPYFLTNQQLFSPPPPPVTLSVVSRIKDNSGWIKTVSHAASSAAGKASIPSGAVTAVFHNSVAHDLQTSHLKVTALEHLLVYTPSGHAVQFKLLPRVGIEPGEATSRTVPGSSVQIQDEELRVKVEPLQWWDVCRRTDWPEREECISGIKLGRQEDEETVMDTFDCDVNDIGDEESVKPLERSHLYLANAEVQINCGRIPIWQKSKIYFYTMSTPGAIEQNFTKDLTGGEIEIEKVPVHEVEIRRKDLLPVSDQFQRVQSNWSDRDLIGRGFSSSSSDSHEAKEKFLENVDISGDKLASTGNPDAGGSYPSILQSGNGNNGETRGRSFLASPLLNQSSIKNNIVTIPSKQPTSGVSLVKDSNFLKSQSTLTGGSLAADGTIAQEVHLVNSGGANESSNVSSNRSDLSMNILDEGPVHDSLDFEQFFQEGYCKASPLSNFPESTEVVTDVDSSNSPCDREKCEEDGDDDDMLGGVFDFSEEG